The Flammeovirga pectinis genomic interval TCATAGTTATTTTCATCCACATCATTCATCTCAACCTGCGAAAAATGGAGTGTATTTAAATCTAGAATATTAATACCATTGCCATAAGTACTTATCCAAAGTTTATCATTTTCTCTCTGTACTATTGCCTTAATAATATTTCCGCTTATGGTATTCGTTTTATCAATTTGATGATTAAACTGTTTTAACTCATTTCTTTTCTGATTGTACCTGTAGAGTCCATTTCCCCAAGTTCCAATCCATATATCATTATTACTATCTTCAAAAATACAATTGATAGTACTCTTACTTAATCTTTTAAATATTTCTTCGTATTTAATAATGCTTTTCTGAGATCTAACATCTAAAACATTTAGACCTTCATTTTCAGTACCTATCCAAAGTTGGTGTTTACTATCAAGAAACATTGTATTGATAAAACGTCCCGAAACTTTATTTTTATATGGATTGATGGTGTTGAATGCTGTAAATTTTTGAGAGTGTTCATCATATTTTACTAAGCCACCATTATAAGTGCCGATCCATAAAATAGAATCATCCTGAATAATTGACCTTATATTATCACTGCTAAGTCCGTTATCATCTTTAAAGAATTTAGTTACTTTACCAGTTTCAACTTCATATTTGTTTAGACCATGTTCTGTTCCAAACCACATATTGTTGTCTGCATCCTCAAAAATACATTGAACTGTAGTGTGTGATAAGATATTAGCTTTTTCTTTTCCGACGGTATTAAAATTATGGAATTCATGTCCGTCATAAATCTGTACACCACCATATGTTCCTACCCACAAGAGATTTCTACTATCTTGAAAAATTGATAAGACATGATTGTGTATTAAACCTTCTTTTGTTTGATAGGAATCAAATTTAAAATTAGACTGTGCATTTAATAATATTGGAAACAGATAAGATAAAACGGATATAAAAAATAGAGTAGTTAATTTCATAGCAAAAAATGTTAGTATCAGTAGTTTGTATACAAAGTACTAAAACTATATGAATGATGTATCAAAATATAAAAAATGAACAAAAAAAGAGGCTAGCACCTGTAGTGCTAGCCTCTCCAATAAAGTATGAAATGAAATGAATTATTACTTATATCTTAATATGTCTACTAGAGACATTAATTTCTTATAAAATTGAAAAAGAATCTTTGTACGTTACGCCATCAATTTCCACTTCAGCATTGTAATTACCTGATGGTAGCGTAGATAAATCAAAACGTTTAACATTTTTAGCTCCAGCAATAAACTTAGAGTTATAAATCTGACCATTTTGGTCATCTGATAAACTAACTTTGATGAATCCTTTTACATCTTTTCCTATAATTAAAACCAAGTTTTCTTCTTCTACAGAAATCTTGAATTTTTGGTTTGAAGAAGTTAATTGATAGTTCATCATAACTGCAGTTTTCTGCGGAGTTACAAAGAATTTTCTCATCATAACCTTATCTTCAAAAGTCATTTTAAAAGTATATTGACCTTCCGGTAAACTTTTAAAATTTATATCTTCTTTTACTTTACCAGTAGTAACAATTGTTTTTGCCATGAACATTGTTCCTTCGGCATTTTCTACTGTAAAGTTAATTTCTTCGCCTTCTAAATTGTCGAACATTAATGTTGCTGAAGTGCCATCTTCAGATGCTTTAAAGAAATAAGAAATACCATTAAATGGTAAGTAAATTTCTGAAGCTATTGTTAATGAACTAAATGTTAGTAATGCAATGATTAATAGATTTAATTTTTTCATGATTGTGAGAGTTAATAAAATATTGTTTTTCATTTTCTTTAGTACACTACAAAGGTGGGGTATTATTTTATTCTGTCAAAATAAAAATACATAAAATTTTGTAAGTGTATCTTAACACTTAATGCTTTATTATTCTGTACTGAATACACTTATTGAATTTTTATTTATTAAGTGTAAGTTGATCCTATTTGTTAATTCCGAAAAGTGAGCAATATCATCTTTTCTGTTAGTTAAGTGTTACTACTTACACTTATTCCACTTTTTTTTAATAAAAATTGAAAAAAATATCAAAAATAATTTTTTTTAACCTTAATTAGAACTAAACAAGTTTATTATCCACACATTACAATCATAAAATCAAGTTCATGAACAACTCATCAAAGCATATTTTAATGGTCCGCCCGGCTTCTTTTGGGTATAATAAAGAGACTGCTTTGGATAATGAATTTCAAGATTCGTTAATACAAGGTGCTAATAACGAAGATGTTAATAAAGCATTAGAAGAGTTTGATAAGTATGTGTCTGTATTAAGAGAACATAAAATTGATGTAACTGTTGTTGATGATACTCCGGTACCATCTAAGCCTGATAGTCAGTTTCCAAATAATTGGTTTACTACACATTCAGATGGTACTATATATATATACCCATTAAGACCAGTAAACAGAAGAACTGAAAAAAGACAAGATATAATCGAGTTATTAGAAATGTGTTTTCATGTATCTTCTGTTACAGATTTATCTCCTCTTGAACAAGAGGGTAAATTCTTAGAAGGTACGGGGAGTATTATTTTTGATAGAGTGAATAAAATAGCGTACGCTTGCCTATCTAGAAGAACAAATGCCGAATTATTTAAAGAACATGTGGAGGAGTTAGGTTATACACCAATTTTATTTGATGCTGTAGATGAAAATCAAAAGCCGATATACCATACCAATGTAATGTTGGCGATAGCAACTGATTTTGTAGTGATCTGTGGAAATACAATTATTGATCAGAAACAAAAAGAAATAATATGGTCTTCTTTTAAAGATAGCGGTAAAAAGATTATTGATGTCTCTTTTGATCAACTTAGAAATTTTACATGTAACATTTTAGAAGTTACAGGCTTGGATAATCAAAAATACATTACAATGTCTACTAAAGCATTTAATGCATTTACTGAAGAGCAGAAACAAATTATGGAAGAATCTACAAAGGTTATTCATTCACCTATCGATACAATAGAAAGTGTTTGTGGTGGAGGAACAAGATGTATGATGGCTGAAATTTATTTAGATGAACAACTATTTCAATAAACCTTTATCTCTTAAAAATACTTCTATTTGTGTAAATGCTAAATAAAAGAGAAATACTGTTGCTCCAATCTTATACCGATTTAAAGAACCAAGATTAGGACTACTTAATGAAATTAGTGCTATTAACGTAAAACAATAGAGTATGACAATAAGCAACATCCATAGAAAGTAGGGTTGTTTTTGTTGAGGGTTCGATTTTACGAAAAGAAATAGACTGATGGAAGAGCAAATAATTAATAGGTAATTTTCAATACAAACAATAGCTGTGAAAATATTTTTTATTGATGTAATTGAAGGGTAAGTAAAAGAGGTGAAAATAGCTTTTGGTACTGACTTTAGAATGCTTATCCATGTAGGTTTAAGCTGTGGGAAGAGAATAGCATTGCCTGTATCACTGTTTTGATATAGTTTTTGATAATTTAAATAGAGCGTTGCGGGTAATCTATTTAAATCTAAATGGTAATGGAAATATGGAAGTAAATAAAAGAGTATCCCCATTGAACCTAAAAGGATAAAGATGTAGCGTACTTTATAAGTATAATTCTTCTTGTTGAGTATAAAAGCTGTATACACCAAAGGTAAGAAAGTGATTAAACCTGCAAAATAGTAGAATTTTATTTTTAATAGAATAAGGAGGGAAATCAAAAAGATAAATAGTGTTTCTATATTAATTTTATGTAATCTGATTACCTCAAACCCACACCCGATAATCCAGCCTATACATCCTAAAGCCAGACTTTCCTTAATTATACCTGCACTCCAAAAACTGAATGAGGGAATTAGAAGAAAAGAAAATAATAGACTGTACTTCGATCTTGGGTATATGATGTATAACTCAGAAATCAATTTCCATATACCAGTAAAAGCAAAAAAGCTAAGGTAAAGGCTACTTATCCAATAGTTACCTCCTGTAATTAATGCTAAAAAGCTAAGAAATATACCAAAATAAGTACTAGAAGCATTACTCTGAGTAAGTTGGCTTATTATTTCTTCAGGGTAACGATAAGCACTGGAAGTAATAAAATTAAAATAGGCTGAGAAATCATTTCTTGCAATTTCGCTTAAAATTATTCCATCATTGTAAAGAGAAAAAGTATCTCCTCCATTATAATGAAATGTATATAAAAGTCCCACTCCAATACCGAGCGATAATTTTAATAGTAAAGCAAAAGGATAAAAGTAAAAAAAGTTGGGTATAGCGGTCTTGCTTACATTTTGATAATGTAAATAGATTAGGAGTCCTAAAAGACAACAACTAAAAAGTCCCATAGTGATTATAAAAAAACTGCAACAACTAACACTATGTTAATTGTTGCAGCAATATATAGATAAAAAGCTTGATCTAGAAGATCGCTTCAGCAATATCTTTTACAGAAGTAGACCTACCCATAGAGTAGAAGTGCATACCTGGAACGCCATATTTAATCAACTCTTTAGATTGTTGAATACCCCATTCGATACCTAATTCTCTAACTTCTTTATTATTTTTACACTTTTGAGCTTCAGTAAATAACTCTTGTGGGAAATCCAACTTAAAGATACTTGGTAAAAGCGTTAGTTGCTTTTTAGTAGTTAGAGGCTTAATACCAGGAATAATAGGAACAGTAATTCCGGCAGTTCTACATCTTTCTACAAAATCAAAATATTTCTGA includes:
- the ctlX gene encoding citrulline utilization hydrolase CtlX gives rise to the protein MNNSSKHILMVRPASFGYNKETALDNEFQDSLIQGANNEDVNKALEEFDKYVSVLREHKIDVTVVDDTPVPSKPDSQFPNNWFTTHSDGTIYIYPLRPVNRRTEKRQDIIELLEMCFHVSSVTDLSPLEQEGKFLEGTGSIIFDRVNKIAYACLSRRTNAELFKEHVEELGYTPILFDAVDENQKPIYHTNVMLAIATDFVVICGNTIIDQKQKEIIWSSFKDSGKKIIDVSFDQLRNFTCNILEVTGLDNQKYITMSTKAFNAFTEEQKQIMEESTKVIHSPIDTIESVCGGGTRCMMAEIYLDEQLFQ